A stretch of the Capsicum annuum cultivar UCD-10X-F1 chromosome 10, UCD10Xv1.1, whole genome shotgun sequence genome encodes the following:
- the LOC124887873 gene encoding secreted RxLR effector protein 161-like: MYLTATRPDIMSAVSLVSRYMECPTEMHLLAVKRILHYLQGTKDFGIFYTKGEKADLIGFTDSDYAGDQDSRKSTSAYVFMLGTMVVSWSSKKQTVVTLSSTEAEFVAATACACQAIWLRRILKELQFKMGSATMIFCDNNSAIK; encoded by the coding sequence ATGTACCTAACTGCTACAAGACCAGACATCATGTCTGCTGTTAGTCTTGTAAGTAGATATATGGAGTGCCCAACTGAAATGCATCTCTTAGCTGTGAAGAGAATTCTTCATTACTTACAAGGAACCAAAGATTTTGGAATTTTCTACACGAAGGGAGAAAAGGCAGATTTGATTGGCTTTACTGATAGCGATTATGCAGGAGATCAAGATAGTAGAAAGAGCACTTCAGCTTATGTCTTTATGCTAGGCACAATGGTTGTATCGTGGTCTTCCAAAAAGCAAACAGTTGTCACATTATCAAGTACAGAAGCTGAATTTGTAGCTGCTACAGCTTGTGCTTGTCAAGCTATTTGGCTTAGGAGAATCCTTAAAGAGTTGCAATTCAAGATGGGAAGTGCTACTATGATATTTTGTGACAACAATTCCGCAATCAAGTAG
- the LOC107845202 gene encoding heavy metal-associated isoprenylated plant protein 29-like — protein sequence MKTITTGVFQQDLHGEEHAREVEQFIRQFKGVKDVNADYNTGKIMVTGSIANISRLRKIVERTTNQKAELLTYEHKLDDGSSSGEDKKSKKAVRVRYGSSLFGCFKPKVVGRGHGRHPHHGHNHGHTSDSSSDHNDVHTCGIDFSASSEE from the exons atgaAGACCATCACCACTGGTGTGTTTCAACAAGATTTGCATGGTGAAGAACATGCTAGAGAAGTTGAGCAATTCATTCGTCAATTTAAAG GTGTGAAAGATGTGAATGCGGATTACAATACTGGAAAAATAATGGTGACAGGGAGTATTGCAAACATCTCCAGGCTCAGGAAGATAGTGGAAAGAACAACCAATCAGAAGGCGGAGCTCCTCACTTACGAGCACAAACTTGACGACGGCTCCAGCTCTGGCGAGGATAAAAAGTCCAAAAAG GCTGTTCGGGTGCGCTATGGAAGTTCTCTTTTTGGTTGCTTCAAACCAAAAGTTGTTGGTCGTGGTCATGGTCGTCATCCTCATCATGGTCATAATCATGGTCACACTTCAGATTCTTCTTCAGATCATAATGATGTTCACACTTGTGGAATTGATTTCAGTGCTTCTTCAGAGGAGTAG